A window from Leptospira meyeri encodes these proteins:
- a CDS encoding gamma carbonic anhydrase family protein — MIRSFQGHTPSIHPSAWVAPSADVLGKVTIGEESSIWFQCVLRGDVNTITIGKHVNIQDMTLVHVARDLFPVTIGDYVSIGHHATIHGCVLRDHSFVGMGAMLMDDVEIGEWSFVGAGSLVPPGKKIPPGVLVMGSPAKIIRDITDKDREIITRTANNYVKYKENYRSEGIGGTSLS; from the coding sequence ATGATCCGTTCTTTCCAAGGCCATACACCTTCTATCCACCCTTCGGCCTGGGTGGCACCCTCAGCTGATGTACTTGGAAAAGTCACAATTGGCGAAGAGTCTTCCATTTGGTTCCAATGTGTTCTTCGTGGTGACGTAAATACCATCACGATTGGCAAACATGTGAACATCCAAGACATGACTCTCGTACATGTGGCAAGAGATCTCTTTCCCGTCACCATTGGGGATTATGTATCCATCGGCCACCATGCCACCATCCATGGTTGTGTTTTGCGGGATCATAGTTTTGTGGGGATGGGGGCGATGCTTATGGACGATGTGGAAATTGGAGAATGGTCCTTTGTGGGTGCCGGCTCCCTCGTTCCCCCTGGGAAAAAAATCCCACCTGGGGTTCTTGTGATGGGAAGCCCCGCCAAAATCATCCGCGACATCACAGACAAGGACCGCGAGATCATCACCCGCACGGCAAACAACTATGTGAAGTATAAAGAAAACTATCGCAGTGAAGGCATTGGGGGCACATCCCTTTCCTGA
- the odhB gene encoding 2-oxoglutarate dehydrogenase complex dihydrolipoyllysine-residue succinyltransferase — MAIEIKVPEMGESVTEATISAWTKKEGDAVKVDEVLAILETDKVSLEIPAPASGVLKSIAKKVGDVVHVRDILGAIEEGAVAAAPASSGSAAPKAETPSAQPNTGKVNDELPPAARKLIEENKLDISKITGTGRNGQITKEDVILFMEKGGASAQAAPKAAASPEIPKAVVVSANAGPRETVVPMTKLRQTIANRLVSAQHTAAILTTFNEVDMSPIMELRNKYKDKFKETHGVGLGFMSLFTKAAVAALKAYPAINAEIRGTDIVYKNFYDIGVAVGGPKGLVVPIVRNADLLSFAGVEQEIARLAGKVKDGKISLEDMEGGTFSISNGGVYGSMMSTPILNPPQSGILGMHNIVKRAVVVNDQIVIRPMMYLALSYDHRIVDGKEAVQFLVKIKEMVEDPTRLLFEV; from the coding sequence ATGGCAATAGAAATCAAAGTCCCCGAGATGGGGGAATCCGTAACCGAAGCAACGATCAGTGCTTGGACCAAAAAAGAAGGCGATGCTGTAAAAGTAGACGAAGTGCTCGCTATTTTAGAAACAGACAAAGTCTCATTAGAGATTCCTGCTCCCGCATCTGGGGTTTTAAAATCCATCGCCAAAAAGGTGGGAGATGTGGTTCATGTGCGAGATATCCTCGGTGCCATTGAAGAAGGTGCTGTTGCGGCGGCTCCTGCGAGTTCTGGTAGCGCGGCTCCGAAAGCGGAAACACCAAGTGCGCAGCCTAACACGGGCAAAGTGAACGACGAACTTCCTCCTGCCGCTCGTAAACTCATCGAAGAAAATAAATTAGATATTTCAAAAATCACGGGAACTGGTCGCAACGGACAAATCACAAAAGAAGATGTGATCCTGTTTATGGAAAAAGGTGGCGCAAGCGCACAAGCGGCTCCGAAAGCAGCGGCAAGTCCTGAGATTCCAAAAGCGGTTGTGGTTTCGGCAAATGCCGGTCCTAGAGAAACTGTGGTGCCGATGACAAAACTTCGCCAAACCATCGCAAATCGATTGGTGAGTGCACAACATACGGCAGCCATCCTTACCACTTTCAACGAAGTGGATATGTCTCCGATTATGGAACTTCGAAATAAATACAAAGACAAGTTCAAAGAAACTCACGGTGTTGGTCTTGGATTCATGTCTCTTTTCACAAAGGCAGCGGTGGCAGCTCTCAAAGCCTATCCTGCCATCAATGCAGAAATTCGCGGAACAGACATCGTCTACAAAAACTTCTATGATATCGGAGTGGCCGTGGGTGGACCAAAAGGTCTTGTGGTTCCCATTGTGCGTAATGCCGACCTACTGAGTTTTGCTGGTGTGGAACAAGAGATCGCAAGACTTGCTGGCAAAGTAAAAGACGGAAAAATCTCTCTCGAAGATATGGAAGGTGGAACTTTCTCTATCTCCAATGGTGGTGTGTATGGATCGATGATGTCGACACCCATCCTCAACCCTCCCCAATCGGGAATTCTCGGAATGCACAATATCGTCAAACGTGCGGTAGTTGTGAATGACCAAATTGTGATTCGCCCTATGATGTACTTAGCTCTTTCTTATGACCACAGAATTGTGGATGGAAAGGAAGCGGTTCAGTTCCTTGTGAAAATCAAAGAAATGGTAGAGGATCCAACTAGACTCCTCTTTGAGGTATAA
- the lpdA gene encoding dihydrolipoyl dehydrogenase translates to MEQYDIIVIGAGPGGYVAAVRAAQLGKKVAIIEKRKTLGGTCLNVGCIPSKALLDSSEEYHKTKHKLADHGISVKDVKIDIAKMMARKDKVVSEVTSGVDYLMKKNKITRYLGHASFVSKTEVSITAEDGKKESISGTHIIIATGSTPIEIPPLPVDGKNIVTSDHAIALDSVPEHLIIVGAGVIGLELGSVWLRLGAKVTVVELMPRLFGTADQAMASLAERLLTQQGINFLFETKVHGAKVKGKKVEVEIEGKDGKKTILEGDKVLVSIGRRPNTDGLGAKEIGVEMTDRGRVKVELNKFQTNIPNIYAIGDVVDGPMLAHKAEDEGIAVAELICGKYGHVNYKAIPWIVYTWPEVAWVGQGEEELKAKGIEYKVGKYMFKPNARAKAMNETDGQVKVIADKKTDKLLGVYIVGPRASDMIAEAAIAFEFGASAEDIARSTHAHPTLSEVLREAAMDADAKWSIHS, encoded by the coding sequence ATGGAACAATATGATATCATTGTCATCGGTGCAGGTCCTGGTGGGTATGTGGCGGCAGTTCGCGCTGCCCAACTTGGTAAAAAAGTAGCCATCATCGAAAAAAGAAAAACTCTTGGGGGAACTTGCCTCAACGTAGGTTGTATCCCTTCCAAAGCCCTTCTCGACTCTTCCGAAGAGTATCACAAAACAAAACACAAGTTAGCTGACCATGGAATCTCCGTAAAAGATGTAAAAATCGATATCGCGAAGATGATGGCTCGTAAAGACAAAGTGGTAAGTGAAGTGACATCCGGTGTAGACTACCTGATGAAAAAAAACAAAATCACTCGTTACTTAGGTCATGCCAGTTTTGTTTCTAAAACAGAAGTTTCGATCACCGCAGAAGATGGTAAAAAAGAATCCATAAGCGGAACCCATATCATCATTGCCACTGGTTCTACCCCAATTGAAATCCCTCCCCTTCCAGTGGACGGAAAAAATATTGTTACCTCAGACCATGCCATCGCTCTAGACTCAGTTCCAGAACACCTCATCATTGTCGGTGCAGGTGTGATTGGTTTGGAACTGGGCTCTGTCTGGTTACGCCTTGGTGCCAAAGTCACTGTGGTAGAACTTATGCCACGTCTTTTCGGAACGGCTGACCAAGCGATGGCAAGTCTTGCAGAAAGATTATTAACACAGCAAGGGATTAATTTCCTATTTGAAACCAAAGTGCATGGCGCCAAAGTCAAAGGCAAAAAAGTAGAAGTCGAAATCGAAGGCAAAGACGGCAAAAAAACCATTCTCGAAGGAGACAAGGTTCTTGTGTCCATCGGACGCCGTCCCAACACAGACGGACTCGGTGCCAAAGAAATTGGAGTCGAGATGACGGACCGTGGCCGTGTCAAAGTAGAACTGAACAAATTCCAAACCAATATCCCAAATATCTATGCGATTGGGGATGTCGTGGATGGCCCCATGCTGGCACACAAAGCAGAAGATGAAGGGATTGCCGTTGCCGAACTCATTTGTGGTAAGTATGGCCATGTGAACTACAAAGCCATTCCTTGGATTGTTTACACTTGGCCCGAAGTGGCTTGGGTGGGACAAGGTGAGGAAGAACTAAAAGCCAAAGGGATTGAATACAAAGTGGGTAAGTACATGTTCAAACCCAATGCTCGTGCCAAAGCCATGAACGAAACCGATGGACAAGTCAAAGTCATCGCAGACAAAAAAACGGATAAACTTCTTGGAGTGTATATCGTTGGACCAAGAGCCTCGGACATGATCGCAGAAGCTGCGATAGCTTTTGAATTTGGTGCGAGTGCGGAAGACATTGCTCGTTCCACACATGCCCACCCCACTCTTTCCGAAGTCCTTCGGGAAGCGGCGATGGATGCAGATGCAAAATGGTCCATCCATTCGTAA
- a CDS encoding 2-oxoglutarate dehydrogenase E1 component, with the protein MTTDQMMSLYGDNVVLLEEYYKQFKEDPQSLSKDWIDFFGELERSSVSSNGSNGNGFGGNGYVNYASTEHRKGSSLSDFGIINLLNAYRRQGHLAANLDPLGITKPNREFIDLKVKALKQTDLETEVDSGVANLGKAKLKDVIDWFEKTYCGSIGCEHYYLVNDEEREWLQNRMEPLANSEPISKKTALRLFEKLYQADSFENFLAKKFVGKKRFSLEGGETMIPMLDTLVEEAGGHKMDALVIGMAHRGRLNVLVNIIRKPAGLIFAEFEEKLNPGQLGYADVKYHLGYSNNVMTHYGKEVKLSLAFNPSHLEAVDPVIFGSVRARQEMAKDIDRSKFMPVAIHGDAAFAGQGVVAETLNMMNLDGYTVGGTFHIVINNQIGFTTLPSESRSTLYATDLAKGFQVPIFHVNGDDPEATYRVTKLALEYRQKFKKDVIIDLICYRRLGHNETDEPTFTQPQMYDIIKKHPKTIKIYEEKLLLRGDITAEEIQFIKDGIAQGLEDSFQQAKEKDTRITVDTLGGVWSRYTKEPLDSDVHTQLLQQQLGGIVKAVTTLPEGYTANPKHIKVLEDRKKMGAGELPIDWGFAESLSFGSILENGFPIRLGGQDAQRGTFSHRHATLSDIVNGKKLTLLNHISEKQAKIEIVNSSLSEYSCLGFEYGYSLADPSSLVMWEAQFGDFANNAQVIFDQFISSSEIKWQRMSGLVCLLPHGYEGQGPEHSSARLERFLQLCALDNIQVANLTTPAQYFHILRRQILQSFRKPLIIMTPKSLLRLKEAASSLEDITTGAFRKILPDPVAKPEKVEKLLFCSGKVYYDLRKAIDAQKLENVAVVRIEQLYPFPENHIKQMITSYGKLKKFVWVQEEPKNQGAWFFVRDRIEAVMPENKRLHYAGRSEFPSPACGHVVTHLKEQEDLVKDALS; encoded by the coding sequence ATGACAACCGACCAGATGATGAGTTTATACGGCGATAACGTCGTATTATTGGAAGAGTATTATAAACAATTCAAAGAAGATCCACAAAGTTTATCAAAAGACTGGATCGACTTTTTTGGAGAACTAGAAAGGAGTTCCGTTTCGAGTAACGGATCCAACGGAAATGGATTCGGTGGGAATGGATACGTCAACTACGCTTCCACCGAACACCGGAAAGGTTCTTCGCTCAGTGACTTCGGGATCATCAACCTTCTCAATGCCTACAGAAGGCAAGGGCACTTAGCGGCAAATTTAGATCCACTGGGAATCACTAAACCCAACCGGGAATTCATTGATCTCAAAGTCAAAGCCTTAAAACAAACTGACTTAGAAACAGAAGTAGATTCCGGTGTTGCCAACCTAGGAAAAGCCAAACTAAAAGACGTCATCGATTGGTTTGAAAAAACCTATTGCGGCTCGATTGGTTGTGAACACTACTACCTTGTTAATGATGAGGAAAGAGAGTGGTTACAAAACCGGATGGAACCTCTTGCCAACAGCGAACCCATCAGCAAAAAGACCGCCTTACGTTTGTTTGAAAAGTTATACCAAGCCGATAGTTTTGAAAACTTCCTCGCCAAAAAATTCGTAGGGAAAAAACGTTTTTCTCTCGAAGGTGGGGAAACCATGATCCCTATGCTTGATACCCTTGTGGAAGAAGCAGGTGGGCATAAAATGGATGCGCTTGTCATTGGAATGGCACACAGGGGACGACTCAACGTTCTTGTGAATATCATTCGTAAACCGGCGGGCCTTATCTTTGCTGAGTTCGAAGAAAAACTAAATCCAGGCCAACTTGGTTATGCAGACGTGAAATACCACCTCGGGTATTCAAACAATGTCATGACACATTACGGAAAAGAAGTCAAACTCTCTCTTGCCTTCAACCCTTCTCACTTAGAGGCCGTAGACCCAGTCATCTTTGGATCGGTTCGTGCCCGCCAAGAAATGGCAAAAGACATTGACCGCTCCAAATTTATGCCAGTGGCCATCCACGGGGATGCTGCCTTTGCTGGACAAGGGGTTGTGGCAGAAACTCTCAATATGATGAACCTAGATGGTTATACTGTTGGTGGAACCTTCCATATCGTGATCAACAACCAAATTGGATTCACCACTTTACCGAGCGAATCAAGATCTACTCTATATGCAACTGACCTTGCCAAAGGATTCCAAGTTCCTATTTTCCATGTGAACGGAGATGATCCAGAAGCTACCTACCGAGTCACAAAACTTGCGTTAGAATACCGTCAAAAATTCAAAAAAGATGTGATCATCGATTTAATCTGTTACAGAAGGCTTGGTCATAATGAAACGGATGAACCAACCTTCACACAACCACAGATGTATGATATCATCAAAAAACATCCCAAAACCATCAAAATTTACGAAGAGAAATTGTTGCTACGTGGTGACATCACTGCAGAAGAAATTCAATTCATAAAAGATGGAATTGCACAAGGACTTGAAGACTCTTTCCAACAAGCTAAGGAAAAAGACACTCGCATTACCGTAGACACTCTCGGTGGAGTTTGGTCCAGATACACAAAAGAACCTTTGGATTCTGATGTCCACACACAACTCCTCCAACAACAATTAGGTGGAATTGTCAAAGCAGTTACTACCCTTCCAGAAGGATATACAGCGAACCCAAAACACATCAAGGTTTTAGAAGACCGTAAAAAGATGGGTGCGGGAGAACTTCCAATCGATTGGGGTTTTGCAGAATCACTATCTTTTGGATCCATTTTGGAAAATGGATTTCCGATTCGTCTCGGGGGACAAGATGCTCAAAGGGGAACTTTTTCTCACAGACATGCCACTCTTTCGGATATCGTGAATGGAAAAAAACTCACTCTTCTCAATCACATTAGCGAAAAACAAGCAAAAATAGAAATCGTAAACTCTTCCCTTTCGGAGTATTCTTGTCTCGGATTTGAGTATGGATATTCGCTTGCTGATCCGAGTAGCCTTGTGATGTGGGAAGCTCAGTTTGGTGACTTTGCAAACAACGCACAGGTAATCTTTGACCAGTTCATTTCGAGTTCGGAAATCAAATGGCAAAGGATGTCTGGTCTTGTTTGTTTACTCCCTCATGGGTACGAAGGACAAGGTCCTGAGCACTCGTCAGCAAGACTAGAACGTTTCCTACAACTTTGTGCTTTGGACAATATCCAGGTGGCAAACCTAACCACACCGGCTCAGTATTTCCACATTTTGCGTCGCCAAATCTTACAAAGCTTTAGAAAACCGCTTATCATCATGACACCGAAGTCACTCCTTCGTTTGAAAGAAGCAGCTTCTAGTTTGGAAGACATCACAACTGGTGCCTTCAGAAAGATCCTTCCTGATCCAGTGGCAAAACCGGAAAAAGTGGAGAAGTTACTTTTCTGCTCAGGAAAAGTTTACTATGACTTACGCAAAGCCATCGATGCGCAAAAACTGGAAAACGTAGCAGTCGTTCGCATTGAACAACTCTACCCGTTCCCAGAAAACCATATCAAACAAATGATCACAAGTTATGGAAAACTGAAAAAATTTGTATGGGTACAAGAGGAGCCAAAAAACCAAGGGGCATGGTTCTTTGTTCGGGATCGTATCGAAGCGGTGATGCCTGAGAACAAACGTCTCCATTATGCAGGTCGTTCCGAGTTCCCGAGCCCTGCTTGTGGTCACGTGGTCACTCATCTAAAAGAACAAGAAGATTTAGTAAAGGATGCTTTGTCTTAA
- a CDS encoding DegT/DnrJ/EryC1/StrS family aminotransferase, translating to MAVPFIDIKRFEPGFLDTWNEKVKSMSVNAQFIGGNEVTDLETNLATWAETKYAIGCANGTDALQLALRAVGVGRGDKVLLPDSTFWATFEAVVNVGGDPYTVDTNPVDLQMDFQVFKEAVEKVKPKAALVVHLYGWGTANIEELRKFCKEKNVALIEDGAQCFGVKHNGKSLYKDALISTTSFYPAKVLGAAGDGGAVFTNDEELSVVTRRLVNHGRTSHYEHGLVGWNSRLDSLQAAFLNLSLKHLQARIDSRKKSQNIYYKELPGLGIGVIQPPKGYEENGYCNVTLVDPEIRPKIEAVLKEKGIGFGNIYPGAMSDQPGAKPYLIERFGKDGNARRISKSVLNFPLFAYMSDSELDEVFSAIRAYNAT from the coding sequence ATGGCAGTTCCATTTATAGATATCAAAAGATTTGAACCAGGATTTTTGGACACCTGGAATGAAAAAGTAAAGTCCATGTCCGTAAACGCACAGTTTATCGGTGGAAACGAAGTTACCGATTTAGAAACAAATCTCGCCACTTGGGCAGAGACAAAGTATGCCATTGGTTGTGCCAATGGAACCGATGCTTTGCAATTGGCTCTTCGTGCAGTTGGTGTGGGTCGTGGTGATAAAGTTTTGTTACCTGATTCAACATTTTGGGCGACCTTTGAGGCAGTGGTGAATGTGGGTGGTGATCCTTATACTGTGGATACCAATCCAGTTGATTTACAAATGGACTTCCAAGTATTCAAGGAAGCTGTCGAAAAAGTAAAACCGAAAGCAGCTCTTGTGGTTCATTTGTACGGATGGGGAACAGCAAACATTGAAGAACTCCGTAAATTCTGCAAAGAAAAAAATGTAGCCCTCATTGAAGATGGGGCTCAGTGTTTTGGTGTAAAACACAATGGTAAGTCTTTGTACAAAGATGCTCTCATTTCCACAACTTCCTTTTATCCTGCAAAGGTGTTAGGTGCTGCCGGTGATGGTGGTGCAGTATTTACCAATGATGAAGAATTATCTGTTGTAACACGTAGGCTTGTCAACCACGGAAGAACTTCTCATTATGAACATGGACTTGTCGGTTGGAACTCAAGACTTGATTCTTTACAAGCAGCCTTCTTAAATTTATCTTTAAAACACTTGCAAGCAAGGATTGATTCAAGGAAAAAATCGCAAAACATATACTATAAAGAACTTCCCGGTTTAGGAATTGGAGTCATCCAACCGCCGAAAGGTTATGAGGAAAATGGATACTGTAATGTGACTTTGGTGGACCCTGAAATTCGTCCCAAAATCGAAGCTGTTCTCAAAGAAAAAGGGATTGGATTTGGAAATATTTATCCGGGTGCTATGTCCGACCAACCAGGTGCCAAACCATACCTCATCGAAAGATTTGGAAAGGATGGAAATGCACGCCGGATTTCTAAATCAGTTCTTAACTTTCCACTATTTGCTTATATGTCAGATTCTGAATTGGATGAAGTGTTTAGTGCGATAAGAGCATATAACGCAACCTAA
- a CDS encoding PdxA family dehydrogenase — protein MKTILISEGDPTSINYELLVSAFPHLLALGKHHRIYLVRGPHNITVPSLPNLTKPSTEPGFYSIPWSGSKKTHSFVLGKPSKTSGQMAYDSLLAALDLQKELGADLITLPLSKEWVGKAGIKGFRGHTETLAKYYKRPTFMMMTGEKLSVIPLTTHVPLKDVVKELKKFSWKELTKALVRSPFLKNPKIAYLGLNPHAGEGGKIGDEELTILAVGAKVLRKAKFSVDGPLSADSAFLPGARPYDLYLASYHDQGLIPFKLLEGKKGVNITLGLDFTRVSPDHGTAFDIAGKGKADATGLISCLERLTENTKTKP, from the coding sequence TTGAAAACCATTCTGATTTCGGAAGGCGATCCCACCAGTATCAACTATGAACTTTTGGTTTCCGCCTTCCCTCATTTGTTAGCTTTGGGGAAACACCACCGCATTTACTTGGTGCGTGGGCCTCACAACATCACCGTTCCCTCTCTCCCAAACCTCACCAAACCTAGTACGGAACCAGGATTTTATTCAATTCCTTGGTCTGGTTCTAAAAAAACTCACTCATTTGTTTTGGGCAAACCATCCAAAACATCTGGCCAGATGGCTTATGATTCATTACTTGCCGCACTGGACCTACAAAAGGAACTTGGAGCCGACCTCATTACGTTACCACTTTCCAAAGAGTGGGTTGGAAAGGCGGGAATCAAAGGATTTCGAGGCCATACAGAAACCTTGGCAAAGTATTACAAACGACCTACCTTTATGATGATGACCGGCGAAAAACTAAGTGTCATCCCCTTAACCACCCATGTCCCTTTGAAAGACGTGGTAAAAGAACTAAAAAAATTTTCTTGGAAGGAACTCACTAAGGCCCTCGTTCGTTCTCCATTTTTAAAGAATCCAAAGATTGCCTATTTGGGCCTTAACCCTCATGCCGGAGAAGGTGGAAAGATCGGGGATGAAGAATTGACCATCCTTGCCGTAGGTGCCAAAGTGCTACGCAAAGCTAAGTTTTCTGTAGACGGACCGCTTTCTGCCGATTCTGCATTTTTGCCAGGGGCCCGGCCGTACGATTTGTATTTGGCTTCCTACCACGACCAAGGACTCATTCCATTTAAATTGCTTGAAGGGAAAAAGGGAGTCAACATAACCTTAGGACTGGATTTTACCCGTGTGTCCCCCGACCACGGAACTGCCTTTGACATTGCAGGTAAGGGCAAAGCAGATGCAACAGGACTCATCTCCTGTTTAGAACGACTCACGGAGAATACAAAAACAAAACCATGA
- a CDS encoding bactofilin family protein, whose amino-acid sequence MALVKNQTEVTNSTIGENSYFNGKFFINGSLKIDGKFEGKSLQAEHLYIGVTGKVKTNITAASVIVEGIVVGNVTARNRVMLLPTSKILGDIKTPELIIQNGVILEGRCMISNDLKHSAKDLIELEYSKDSLSVEKIFGKQPNAKE is encoded by the coding sequence ATGGCATTAGTCAAAAATCAGACCGAAGTTACCAATTCAACTATTGGTGAGAATTCTTACTTCAACGGTAAGTTCTTCATCAATGGCTCCTTAAAAATTGACGGTAAATTCGAGGGAAAATCCCTCCAAGCCGAACACCTCTATATCGGTGTTACCGGAAAGGTCAAAACCAACATCACTGCTGCCAGTGTCATCGTAGAGGGAATTGTTGTTGGAAACGTCACTGCTAGAAATCGTGTGATGCTCCTACCTACCTCTAAAATTCTAGGAGATATCAAAACTCCAGAGCTCATCATCCAAAACGGGGTGATTTTGGAAGGTCGTTGTATGATTTCCAACGACCTCAAACACAGTGCCAAAGACCTAATTGAATTGGAATACTCAAAAGATTCCTTAAGTGTTGAGAAGATTTTTGGGAAACAACCAAACGCAAAAGAATAA
- a CDS encoding LBF_1011 family protein, with product MSLQTEYKLQWPEYRIEFHPGPLISKKANLNELWPILRAFFSGNQSRFANYLFYLSTDFSGGFSLCSVLGENELTFRFRDPQLVSPSPFPIETLEQIWDLCQKREFEEMEREDWELIGFGFLYLGKVLEFRNWVLKTKDFFGQTDDNRRFLHLLGWESSDFSFENSILHMLVEFEKGNKDVINFKTLTDAVVFDSHWQISGVLFHAIEIGLFTGEETFRFWKFLIGFYEEWEDWEKQKFRSVSLGKIPAFPALRYAKRYFPENTFVLYRQDLETNLRGDWTYGDGFGYELTHQMDPFVETIVRFRNDKERFEEELKTELWKRPYSYFINLQLAFISFVKKENQHFLEFYKQAGRLKYLPLALNLYWRVLKLNGEEILSKSIERTLVATGESTNIPEGWE from the coding sequence ATGAGCTTACAAACAGAATACAAACTGCAATGGCCGGAATACCGGATTGAATTCCACCCTGGTCCTCTAATTTCGAAAAAGGCCAACCTGAATGAACTTTGGCCAATCCTTCGTGCCTTTTTTTCGGGCAATCAGTCTCGTTTTGCAAACTATCTCTTCTATTTATCGACCGATTTTTCTGGGGGGTTCAGCCTTTGTTCCGTTCTAGGAGAAAATGAGCTCACCTTTCGCTTCCGGGACCCGCAACTGGTCTCTCCCTCTCCTTTCCCCATAGAAACTTTGGAACAAATTTGGGACCTTTGCCAAAAACGTGAGTTTGAAGAAATGGAAAGAGAGGACTGGGAACTCATTGGATTTGGTTTTTTGTATTTGGGAAAGGTCCTTGAGTTTCGAAATTGGGTTTTGAAAACCAAAGATTTTTTCGGCCAAACGGATGACAATCGTAGGTTTTTGCATTTGCTTGGTTGGGAAAGTTCTGATTTTTCTTTTGAAAACTCCATTTTACATATGTTAGTTGAATTTGAAAAAGGAAACAAAGATGTTATCAATTTTAAAACACTTACCGATGCAGTTGTTTTTGATTCCCATTGGCAAATTTCTGGCGTTCTGTTTCATGCGATCGAAATTGGTTTGTTTACAGGCGAAGAAACTTTTCGGTTCTGGAAATTTCTTATAGGATTTTATGAAGAATGGGAAGATTGGGAAAAACAAAAATTCCGTTCTGTTTCACTTGGAAAAATTCCTGCCTTTCCTGCTTTGCGTTATGCAAAACGATATTTTCCAGAAAACACTTTCGTTTTATACAGGCAGGATCTTGAAACAAATCTTAGAGGTGATTGGACCTATGGAGATGGATTTGGTTATGAACTAACTCACCAAATGGATCCCTTTGTGGAAACAATCGTGCGGTTTCGTAACGATAAAGAAAGGTTCGAAGAAGAATTAAAAACAGAATTATGGAAGAGACCTTATTCTTACTTTATCAATTTGCAGTTGGCTTTTATTAGTTTTGTGAAAAAAGAAAACCAACATTTTTTGGAGTTTTATAAACAAGCAGGAAGGCTAAAATATTTACCTCTGGCTCTCAATTTGTATTGGAGGGTTTTGAAATTAAATGGGGAAGAGATTCTCTCAAAATCCATTGAACGAACGCTAGTTGCTACTGGTGAATCTACTAACATTCCAGAAGGTTGGGAATAA